One Glycine soja cultivar W05 chromosome 2, ASM419377v2, whole genome shotgun sequence genomic region harbors:
- the LOC114392910 gene encoding villin-3-like isoform X2 produces the protein MSSSAKVLDPAFQGVGQRVGTEIWRIENFQPVPLPKSEYGKFYMGDSYIILQTTQGKGSTYFYDLHFWIGKHTSQDEAGTAAIKTVELDAAIGGRAVQHREIQGHESDKFLSYFKPCIIPLEGGVASGFKKPEEEKFETCLYVCRGKRVVRLRQVPFARSSLNHEDVFILDTQNKIYQFNGANSNIQERAKALEVIQFLKEKYHEGKCDVAIVDDGKLDTESDSGEFWVLFGGFAPIGKKVISEDDIIPETIPAQLYSIVDGEVKPVEGELSKSLLENNKCYLLDCGAEMFVWVGRVTQVEERKAACQAVEEFVASQNRPKSTRITRIIQGYETHSFKSNFDSWPSGSASTNAEEGRGKVAALLKQQGMGVKGMTKSTPVNEEIPPLLEGDGKIEVWRINGNAKTALPKEEIGKFYSGDCYIVLYTYHSGERKEDYFVCCWFGKDSVEEDQTTATRLANTMSTSLKGRPVQGRIFEGKEPPQFVAIFQPMVVLKGGLSSGYKKLMADKGASDETYTAESIALIRISGTSIHNNKSVQVDAVPSSLNSTECFVLQSGSTIFTWHGNQCSFEQQQLAAKVADFLRPGATLKHAKEGTESSAFWSALGGKQSYTSKKVVNEFVRDPHLFTISFNKGKFNVEEVYNFSQDDLLPEDILILDTHVEVFIWIGHSVDPKEKQNAFDIGQKYIDLAASLEELSPHVPLYKVTEGNEPCFFTTYFSWDHAKAMVLGNSFQKKVSLLFGFGHAVEEKSNGSSLGGPRQRAEALAALSNAFSSSSEKASSLAQDRLNGLGQGGPRQRAEALAALNSAFSSSSGTKTFTPRPSGRGQGSQRAAAVAALSQVLTAEKKKSPDGSPVASRSPITQETKSDSSEVEEVAEAKETEELPPETGSNGDLEPKQENVEEGNDGQRTFSYEQLKTKSGRNVPGIDLKRREAYLSEEEFNTVFGMTKEAFYKLPRWKQDMLKKKYELF, from the exons ATGTCTAGCTCAGCAAAAGTTTTGGATCCTGCATTCCAGGGAGTTGGTCAAAGAGT AGGAACTGAAATATGGAGGATTGAGAATTTTCAGCCAGTTCCATTGCCCAAATCTGAGTATGGGAAATTCTACATGGGAGATTCGTACATCATCTTGCAG ACAACTCAAGGCAAAGGAAGcacttatttttatgatttacaCTTTTGGATTGGAAAGCATACAAGTCAG GATGAGGCTGGAACTGCGGCCATTAAAACTGTTGAACTTGATGCTGCTATTGGAGGGCGTGCAGTGCAGCACAGGGAAATCCAAGGGCATGAGTCTGACAAGTTTTTGTCATACTTTAAACCATGTATTATACCATTGGAGGGTGGAGTTGCATCTGGGTTTAAAAAACCTGAAGAAGAGAAGTTTGAAACATGTTTGTATGTATGCAGAGGGAAAAGAGTTGTTAGATTGAGACAG GTCCCTTTTGCAAGGTCTTCATTGAACCATGAAGATGTATTCATACTAGACACTCAGAATAAGATTTATCAATTCAATGGTGCAAATTCCAATATTCAAGAAAGAGCCAAGGCTTTGGAAGTTATACAGTTTctgaaagaaaaatatcatgAAGGGAAATGTGATGTTGCAATTGTTG ATGATGGAAAATTAGACACTGAGTCAGACTCAGGTGAGTTTTGGGTCCTCTTTGGTGGTTTTGCTCCCATTGGGAAGAAGGTAATTAGTGAGGATGATATTATTCCAGAGACAATTCCTGCTCAGCTTTATAG TATTGTTGATGGTGAGGTCAAGCCTGTGGAAGGTGAACTTTCTAAATCACTGTTGGAAAACAACAAATGCTATTTACTGGACTGTGGTGCCGAGATGTTTGTCTGGGTTGGTCGCGTGACACAAGTTGAAGAACGAAAAGCAGCCTGCCAAGCCGTTGAG GAGTTTGTTGCTAGTCAAAATAGGCCAAAGTCTACAAGGATAACCCGGATTATTCAAGGTTATGAGACGCATTCATTTAAGTCCAACTTTGATTCTTGGCCATCAGGATCTGCTAGTACCAATGCTGAGGAAGGAAGAGGAAAAGTTGCAG CATTGCTTAAGCAACAAGGCATGGGTGTCAAAGGAATGACAAAAAGTACCCCTGTAAATGAGGAAATTCCACCTTTGCTTGAAGGAGATGGGAAGATAGAG gTATGGCGAATCAATGGAAATGCCAAGACTGCATTGCCGAAGGAGGAGATTGGTAAATTTTATAGTGGAGATTGCTACATTGTATTGTACACCTACCATTCTGGTGAGCGGAAAGAAGACTACTTCGTGTGCTGTTGGTTTGGCAAAGACAGTGTTGAG GAGGACCAAACAACAGCTACTAGGTTAGCCAATACAATGTCTACCTCATTAAAGGGTAGACCTGTACAG GGTCGCATATTTGAAGGCAAAGAGCCGCCACAGTTTGTTGCTATTTTCCAACCAATGGTGGTTCTCAAG GGAGGGTTGAGCTCTGGATACAAGAAATTAATGGCAGACAAAGGTGCATCAGATGAGACATACACAGCAGAGAGTATTGCACTTATTCGAATTTCTGGAACTTCTATTCATAACAATAAATCAGTACAAGTTGATGCA GTGCCATCATCATTGAATTCTACTGAGTGTTTTGTCCTGCAATCTGGCTCTACAATTTTCACTTGGCATGGAAATCAGTGTTCCTTTGAGCAGCAACAGCTAGCAGCAAAGGTTGCTGATTTTTTACGG CCAGGAGCTACTTTAAAGCATGCTAAAGAAGGAACAGAAAGCTCAGCTTTCTGGTCTGCACTAGGAGGAAAACAAAGTTACACCAGCAAGAAAGTTGTTAACGAGTTTGTCAGAGATCCACATTTGTTCActatatcatttaataaag GAAAGTTCAAT GTAGAGGAGGTTTACAACTTCTCTCAAGATGACCTGTTGCCGGAGGATATCCTTATACTTGACACACATGTAGAAGTGTTTATTTGGATTGGTCATTCTGTGGACCCAAAGGAAAAGCAAAATGCTTTTGATATCGGCCAG AAATACATAGATTTGGCTGCATCTCTGGAGGAACTATCTCCACATGTACCACTATATAAAGTAACAGAAGGGAATGAACCTTGCTTTTTCACAACATACTTTTCATGGGATCATGCAAAAGCTATG GTTCTGGGGAACTCATTTCAGAAAAAAGTGTCACTACTCTTTGGATTTGGCCATGCTGTGGAG GAAAAGTCGAATGGGTCAAGTCTAGGGGGACCAAGACAAAGAGCAGAAGCCTTGGCTGCCTTATCTAATGCATTTAGTTCATCTTCTGAGAAAGCATCCAGTTTG GCACAAGATAGATTGAATGGGTTAGGCCAAGGAGGACCAAGACAAAGGGCAGAAGCTTTAGCCGCTTTAAACTCTGCATTTAGTTCATCATCTGGGACGAAGACTTTTACTCCTAGGCCATCTGGAAGAGGTCAAGGATCACAAAGAGCTGCAGCAGTGGCTGCTCTTTCACAAGTTCTTACGGCCGAAAAGAAAAAATCACCTGATGGTTCTCCTGTTGCTAGCAGGAGTCCTATCACTCAAG AAACTAAAAGTGactcctctgaagttgaagaagTTGCAGAAGCCAAGGAAACAGAGGAACTCCCCCCTGAGACAGGTAGCAATGGGGATTTggaaccaaaacaagaaaatgtGGAGGAAGGAAATGATGGTCAAAGGACGTTCAGTTATGAACAATTAAAGACTAAATCTGGTCGTAATGTGCCTGGAATTGATCTTAAACGGAGAGAG GCCTATCTGTCAGAAGAGGAGTTCAACACTGTATTTGGAATGACAAAAGAAGCATTTTACAAGTTGCCAAGATGGAAGCAAGACATGCTGAAAAAGAAATACGAATTGTTCTAG
- the LOC114392910 gene encoding villin-3-like isoform X1, translating to MSSSAKVLDPAFQGVGQRVGTEIWRIENFQPVPLPKSEYGKFYMGDSYIILQTTQGKGSTYFYDLHFWIGKHTSQDEAGTAAIKTVELDAAIGGRAVQHREIQGHESDKFLSYFKPCIIPLEGGVASGFKKPEEEKFETCLYVCRGKRVVRLRQVPFARSSLNHEDVFILDTQNKIYQFNGANSNIQERAKALEVIQFLKEKYHEGKCDVAIVDDGKLDTESDSGEFWVLFGGFAPIGKKVISEDDIIPETIPAQLYSIVDGEVKPVEGELSKSLLENNKCYLLDCGAEMFVWVGRVTQVEERKAACQAVEEFVASQNRPKSTRITRIIQGYETHSFKSNFDSWPSGSASTNAEEGRGKVAALLKQQGMGVKGMTKSTPVNEEIPPLLEGDGKIEVWRINGNAKTALPKEEIGKFYSGDCYIVLYTYHSGERKEDYFVCCWFGKDSVEEDQTTATRLANTMSTSLKGRPVQGRIFEGKEPPQFVAIFQPMVVLKGGLSSGYKKLMADKGASDETYTAESIALIRISGTSIHNNKSVQVDAVPSSLNSTECFVLQSGSTIFTWHGNQCSFEQQQLAAKVADFLRPGATLKHAKEGTESSAFWSALGGKQSYTSKKVVNEFVRDPHLFTISFNKGKFNVEEVYNFSQDDLLPEDILILDTHVEVFIWIGHSVDPKEKQNAFDIGQKYIDLAASLEELSPHVPLYKVTEGNEPCFFTTYFSWDHAKAMVLGNSFQKKVSLLFGFGHAVEEKSNGSSLGGPRQRAEALAALSNAFSSSSEKASSLAQDRLNGLGQGGPRQRAEALAALNSAFSSSSGTKTFTPRPSGRGQGSQRAAAVAALSQVLTAEKKKSPDGSPVASRSPITQGSATETKSDSSEVEEVAEAKETEELPPETGSNGDLEPKQENVEEGNDGQRTFSYEQLKTKSGRNVPGIDLKRREAYLSEEEFNTVFGMTKEAFYKLPRWKQDMLKKKYELF from the exons ATGTCTAGCTCAGCAAAAGTTTTGGATCCTGCATTCCAGGGAGTTGGTCAAAGAGT AGGAACTGAAATATGGAGGATTGAGAATTTTCAGCCAGTTCCATTGCCCAAATCTGAGTATGGGAAATTCTACATGGGAGATTCGTACATCATCTTGCAG ACAACTCAAGGCAAAGGAAGcacttatttttatgatttacaCTTTTGGATTGGAAAGCATACAAGTCAG GATGAGGCTGGAACTGCGGCCATTAAAACTGTTGAACTTGATGCTGCTATTGGAGGGCGTGCAGTGCAGCACAGGGAAATCCAAGGGCATGAGTCTGACAAGTTTTTGTCATACTTTAAACCATGTATTATACCATTGGAGGGTGGAGTTGCATCTGGGTTTAAAAAACCTGAAGAAGAGAAGTTTGAAACATGTTTGTATGTATGCAGAGGGAAAAGAGTTGTTAGATTGAGACAG GTCCCTTTTGCAAGGTCTTCATTGAACCATGAAGATGTATTCATACTAGACACTCAGAATAAGATTTATCAATTCAATGGTGCAAATTCCAATATTCAAGAAAGAGCCAAGGCTTTGGAAGTTATACAGTTTctgaaagaaaaatatcatgAAGGGAAATGTGATGTTGCAATTGTTG ATGATGGAAAATTAGACACTGAGTCAGACTCAGGTGAGTTTTGGGTCCTCTTTGGTGGTTTTGCTCCCATTGGGAAGAAGGTAATTAGTGAGGATGATATTATTCCAGAGACAATTCCTGCTCAGCTTTATAG TATTGTTGATGGTGAGGTCAAGCCTGTGGAAGGTGAACTTTCTAAATCACTGTTGGAAAACAACAAATGCTATTTACTGGACTGTGGTGCCGAGATGTTTGTCTGGGTTGGTCGCGTGACACAAGTTGAAGAACGAAAAGCAGCCTGCCAAGCCGTTGAG GAGTTTGTTGCTAGTCAAAATAGGCCAAAGTCTACAAGGATAACCCGGATTATTCAAGGTTATGAGACGCATTCATTTAAGTCCAACTTTGATTCTTGGCCATCAGGATCTGCTAGTACCAATGCTGAGGAAGGAAGAGGAAAAGTTGCAG CATTGCTTAAGCAACAAGGCATGGGTGTCAAAGGAATGACAAAAAGTACCCCTGTAAATGAGGAAATTCCACCTTTGCTTGAAGGAGATGGGAAGATAGAG gTATGGCGAATCAATGGAAATGCCAAGACTGCATTGCCGAAGGAGGAGATTGGTAAATTTTATAGTGGAGATTGCTACATTGTATTGTACACCTACCATTCTGGTGAGCGGAAAGAAGACTACTTCGTGTGCTGTTGGTTTGGCAAAGACAGTGTTGAG GAGGACCAAACAACAGCTACTAGGTTAGCCAATACAATGTCTACCTCATTAAAGGGTAGACCTGTACAG GGTCGCATATTTGAAGGCAAAGAGCCGCCACAGTTTGTTGCTATTTTCCAACCAATGGTGGTTCTCAAG GGAGGGTTGAGCTCTGGATACAAGAAATTAATGGCAGACAAAGGTGCATCAGATGAGACATACACAGCAGAGAGTATTGCACTTATTCGAATTTCTGGAACTTCTATTCATAACAATAAATCAGTACAAGTTGATGCA GTGCCATCATCATTGAATTCTACTGAGTGTTTTGTCCTGCAATCTGGCTCTACAATTTTCACTTGGCATGGAAATCAGTGTTCCTTTGAGCAGCAACAGCTAGCAGCAAAGGTTGCTGATTTTTTACGG CCAGGAGCTACTTTAAAGCATGCTAAAGAAGGAACAGAAAGCTCAGCTTTCTGGTCTGCACTAGGAGGAAAACAAAGTTACACCAGCAAGAAAGTTGTTAACGAGTTTGTCAGAGATCCACATTTGTTCActatatcatttaataaag GAAAGTTCAAT GTAGAGGAGGTTTACAACTTCTCTCAAGATGACCTGTTGCCGGAGGATATCCTTATACTTGACACACATGTAGAAGTGTTTATTTGGATTGGTCATTCTGTGGACCCAAAGGAAAAGCAAAATGCTTTTGATATCGGCCAG AAATACATAGATTTGGCTGCATCTCTGGAGGAACTATCTCCACATGTACCACTATATAAAGTAACAGAAGGGAATGAACCTTGCTTTTTCACAACATACTTTTCATGGGATCATGCAAAAGCTATG GTTCTGGGGAACTCATTTCAGAAAAAAGTGTCACTACTCTTTGGATTTGGCCATGCTGTGGAG GAAAAGTCGAATGGGTCAAGTCTAGGGGGACCAAGACAAAGAGCAGAAGCCTTGGCTGCCTTATCTAATGCATTTAGTTCATCTTCTGAGAAAGCATCCAGTTTG GCACAAGATAGATTGAATGGGTTAGGCCAAGGAGGACCAAGACAAAGGGCAGAAGCTTTAGCCGCTTTAAACTCTGCATTTAGTTCATCATCTGGGACGAAGACTTTTACTCCTAGGCCATCTGGAAGAGGTCAAGGATCACAAAGAGCTGCAGCAGTGGCTGCTCTTTCACAAGTTCTTACGGCCGAAAAGAAAAAATCACCTGATGGTTCTCCTGTTGCTAGCAGGAGTCCTATCACTCAAGGTAGCGCTACTG AAACTAAAAGTGactcctctgaagttgaagaagTTGCAGAAGCCAAGGAAACAGAGGAACTCCCCCCTGAGACAGGTAGCAATGGGGATTTggaaccaaaacaagaaaatgtGGAGGAAGGAAATGATGGTCAAAGGACGTTCAGTTATGAACAATTAAAGACTAAATCTGGTCGTAATGTGCCTGGAATTGATCTTAAACGGAGAGAG GCCTATCTGTCAGAAGAGGAGTTCAACACTGTATTTGGAATGACAAAAGAAGCATTTTACAAGTTGCCAAGATGGAAGCAAGACATGCTGAAAAAGAAATACGAATTGTTCTAG